The proteins below come from a single Kosakonia sp. SMBL-WEM22 genomic window:
- the fepB gene encoding Fe2+-enterobactin ABC transporter substrate-binding protein: MLVGVFVLGLNSACAADWPRQITDSRGVHQLASAPQRIVSTSVTLTGSLLAIDAPVVASGATTPNNRFADDQGFLRQWGDIAKQRNVARLYIGEANAEAVAAQMPDLILISATGGDSALALYDQLSTIAPTLIINYDDKSWQALLTQLGEITGHEKQAAARITEFSQQLAAAKARMKLPPQPVSALVYTPAAHSANLWTRDSAQGQLMQQLGFALAPLPAGLQASQSQGKRHDIVQLGGENLAAGLNGEALFLFAGDQKEADALSANPLLAHLPAVRNKQVYALGAETFRLDYYSATRVLQRLSALFG, from the coding sequence CTGTTAGTGGGCGTTTTCGTTTTAGGACTTAACTCAGCCTGCGCCGCCGACTGGCCGCGCCAGATAACCGACAGTCGCGGCGTGCATCAACTTGCCAGCGCGCCGCAGCGCATTGTTTCCACAAGCGTTACCCTCACCGGCTCGCTGCTGGCGATTGATGCCCCCGTGGTCGCCAGCGGCGCCACCACGCCAAATAACCGTTTCGCCGACGATCAAGGCTTTCTGCGCCAGTGGGGCGACATTGCTAAACAGCGCAACGTCGCGCGTCTTTACATCGGCGAAGCGAATGCCGAAGCCGTTGCCGCGCAGATGCCGGATCTGATTTTGATCAGCGCCACCGGCGGCGACTCCGCGCTGGCGCTCTACGATCAACTCTCGACTATCGCGCCGACGCTTATTATCAATTACGACGATAAGAGCTGGCAGGCGCTGCTTACCCAGCTTGGCGAGATCACCGGCCACGAGAAGCAGGCCGCCGCGCGCATCACTGAGTTCAGCCAGCAGCTGGCGGCGGCAAAAGCACGCATGAAACTGCCGCCGCAGCCGGTCAGCGCGCTGGTTTACACACCCGCCGCGCACAGCGCGAACCTCTGGACCCGCGACTCCGCGCAGGGCCAGTTAATGCAGCAGCTCGGTTTTGCCCTCGCGCCGCTGCCGGCGGGCCTGCAGGCAAGCCAGAGCCAGGGTAAGCGCCATGATATCGTGCAGCTCGGCGGCGAAAACCTGGCCGCCGGGCTGAATGGCGAAGCACTGTTCCTCTTTGCAGGCGACCAAAAAGAGGCCGACGCCCTGAGCGCTAACCCGCTGCTGGCGCATCTTCCCGCAGTACGCAATAAGCAGGTTTATGCGCTGGGTGCAGAGACCTTCCGGCTCGATTACTACAGCGCAACCCGCGTGTTGCAGCGCTTGTCTGCGCTGTTTGGCTGA
- the entC gene encoding isochorismate synthase EntC, with amino-acid sequence MDTSLAEEIQLSATTLAADQFFFMSPYRSFTTLGCVARFSEPAAGGDAPESAFQQKMAQAFADAKAQGIARPIMVGAIPFDTTLPSALFIPQRWQSFSRPEKQRAARYFNSGAMPNVKAQKAVPEQDLFMEMVANASARTATPEVEKVVLSRLIEIATDRPVDSGVLLERLIAQNPASFNFHVPLPDGGALLGASPELLLRKEGDRFSSLPLAGSARRQPDDMLDREAGNKLLASEKDRHEHELVTQAMKKVLQPRSRMLTLPSSPQLVNTPTLWHLATPIEGTAKEGENALTLACLLHPTPALSGFPHQIAKKIIAELEPFNRELFGGIVGWCDAEGNGEWVVTIRCARIRDNNVRLFAGAGIVPASSPLAEWRETGVKLTTMLNAFGLH; translated from the coding sequence ATGGATACGTCATTGGCTGAAGAGATCCAGCTGTCTGCAACGACACTGGCCGCCGATCAATTTTTCTTTATGTCGCCGTACCGCAGTTTCACCACGTTGGGGTGTGTTGCGCGTTTCTCAGAGCCAGCAGCGGGGGGCGATGCGCCAGAGAGCGCCTTCCAGCAAAAAATGGCGCAGGCCTTTGCCGATGCCAAAGCGCAGGGCATCGCGCGGCCAATCATGGTAGGCGCTATCCCGTTTGATACCACGCTGCCTTCGGCGCTCTTTATCCCTCAACGCTGGCAGAGCTTCTCCCGCCCGGAAAAACAGCGCGCTGCGCGCTACTTCAACAGTGGCGCGATGCCGAATGTGAAGGCGCAAAAAGCGGTGCCGGAGCAGGATCTGTTTATGGAGATGGTGGCGAACGCATCTGCACGCACCGCGACGCCAGAAGTGGAAAAAGTGGTGCTCTCGCGCCTGATTGAGATCGCAACAGACCGCCCGGTCGATAGCGGCGTGCTGCTCGAGCGCTTAATTGCGCAGAACCCCGCCAGCTTCAACTTCCACGTTCCGCTGCCGGATGGCGGCGCGCTGCTTGGCGCAAGCCCGGAGCTGCTGCTGCGTAAAGAGGGCGATCGTTTTAGCTCTCTGCCGCTGGCCGGTTCGGCCCGCCGTCAGCCCGATGACATGCTCGATCGCGAAGCAGGCAATAAACTGCTGGCCTCCGAAAAAGATCGCCATGAGCACGAACTGGTGACGCAGGCGATGAAAAAAGTGCTGCAGCCGCGCAGCCGTATGTTGACGCTGCCATCGTCGCCGCAGCTGGTGAATACACCGACGTTGTGGCACCTGGCAACGCCGATTGAGGGTACGGCAAAAGAGGGCGAAAACGCCCTGACGCTCGCCTGCCTGCTCCATCCGACACCCGCGCTGAGCGGCTTCCCGCACCAGATTGCGAAGAAAATCATCGCCGAGCTTGAGCCGTTTAATCGCGAACTTTTTGGCGGCATTGTCGGCTGGTGCGATGCGGAAGGAAACGGCGAGTGGGTGGTTACCATCCGCTGCGCGCGTATCCGCGACAACAACGTTCGCCTGTTTGCCGGAGCCGGGATTGTCCCTGCCTCATCGCCACTCGCAGAGTGGCGTGAAACCGGCGTCAAACTGACCACCATGTTAAACGCCTTCGGTCTGCATTAA
- the entE gene encoding (2,3-dihydroxybenzoyl)adenylate synthase EntE, protein MTIPFSRWPEEFARRYREKGYWQDLPLSDILARHSASEAIAVIDGDRQLSYRQLHAASDNLACALQSMGIARGDTALVQLGNVAEFYITFFALLKIGVAPVNALFSHQRSELNAYAAQIKPALLIADRAHGLFADDAFLRALENEHSSLRAILLRSESLEQAIARPADNFTATPTPADEVAFFQLSGGSTGTPKLIPRTHNDYLYSIVRSNEICHFTAQTRYLCALPAAHNYPLSSPGALGVFLAGGCVVLASDPSATLCFPLIEKHQVNVTALVPPAVSLWLQAIAEWGSNAQLASLQLLQVGGARLSATLAARIPAEIGCQLQQVFGMAEGLVNYTRLDDPLERIINTQGRPMSPDDEVWVADENGNPLPAGQTGRLMTRGPYTFRGYFNSPQHNASAFDAEGFYCSGDLIAIDEQGYITVQGREKDQINRGGEKIAAEEIENLLLRHDAVIHAALVSMEDSLLGEKSCAYLVVKTPLRAVAIRRFLREQGVAEFKLPDRVECLEALPLTPVGKVDKKQLRQWLAQRIPA, encoded by the coding sequence GTGACCATTCCTTTTAGCCGCTGGCCAGAAGAGTTCGCCCGTCGTTACCGTGAAAAGGGCTACTGGCAGGATCTGCCGCTGAGCGACATTCTGGCTCGCCATTCTGCCAGCGAAGCGATTGCGGTAATCGACGGCGATCGCCAGTTGAGCTACCGCCAACTGCATGCTGCGTCGGACAATCTCGCCTGCGCATTACAGTCGATGGGCATTGCGCGCGGCGACACCGCGCTGGTGCAACTGGGCAATGTCGCCGAGTTTTACATCACCTTTTTCGCCCTGTTGAAAATCGGCGTCGCGCCGGTGAATGCGCTCTTCAGCCATCAGCGCAGCGAACTCAACGCCTACGCGGCGCAAATCAAACCCGCGCTGCTGATTGCCGATCGCGCCCACGGGCTGTTTGCCGATGACGCTTTCCTCCGCGCGCTGGAAAACGAACATTCCTCGCTGCGCGCTATTTTGCTACGTAGCGAGTCGCTGGAGCAGGCGATTGCCCGCCCGGCAGATAACTTTACCGCTACGCCAACCCCGGCGGATGAAGTGGCTTTCTTCCAGCTCTCTGGCGGTAGCACCGGCACGCCGAAGCTGATCCCGCGCACGCACAATGACTATCTCTACAGCATTGTGCGCAGTAATGAGATTTGCCACTTCACGGCGCAAACCCGTTACCTCTGCGCCTTACCGGCGGCGCACAACTACCCGTTAAGTTCGCCCGGCGCGCTCGGCGTCTTCCTCGCCGGTGGTTGTGTGGTGCTGGCGAGCGACCCGAGCGCTACGCTCTGTTTCCCACTGATTGAAAAACATCAGGTTAACGTCACCGCGCTGGTGCCCCCGGCGGTCAGCCTCTGGTTGCAGGCGATTGCCGAGTGGGGCAGCAATGCCCAGTTGGCGTCGCTGCAACTGCTGCAAGTAGGTGGCGCGCGGCTCTCAGCGACGCTGGCGGCGCGCATACCGGCGGAGATCGGCTGCCAGCTTCAGCAGGTGTTCGGCATGGCCGAAGGGCTGGTGAACTACACCCGCCTCGACGATCCGCTGGAGCGCATCATCAACACCCAGGGGCGGCCGATGTCGCCGGATGATGAAGTGTGGGTTGCGGATGAGAACGGCAACCCGCTGCCCGCAGGCCAGACCGGACGCCTGATGACGCGTGGCCCCTATACGTTCCGCGGCTACTTCAACAGCCCGCAGCACAACGCCAGCGCTTTTGATGCTGAGGGCTTCTACTGCTCGGGCGATCTCATCGCCATTGATGAGCAGGGCTACATCACCGTGCAGGGGCGGGAAAAAGATCAGATCAACCGCGGCGGCGAGAAGATTGCCGCCGAGGAGATCGAAAATCTGCTGCTGCGCCATGACGCGGTGATCCACGCTGCCCTCGTCAGCATGGAGGACAGCCTGCTCGGCGAGAAGAGCTGCGCCTATCTGGTGGTGAAAACTCCGCTGCGCGCGGTGGCGATCCGCCGCTTTTTGCGCGAGCAGGGCGTGGCGGAATTTAAGCTGCCGGATCGCGTTGAGTGCCTTGAAGCGCTGCCGCTGACGCCGGTAGGAAAAGTTGACAAGAAACAGTTACGCCAGTGGTTAGCACAACGCATCCCGGCGTAA
- the entH gene encoding proofreading thioesterase EntH translates to MIWKRHLTLEALNATSDNTLIEHLAITYTRIGDDFLEAEMPVDSRTHQPFGLLHGGASAALAETLGSMAGFMMTRDGQCVVGTELNATHHRAVAHGKVRGVCQPLHLGRQNQSWEIVVFDEQGRRCATCRLSTAVLG, encoded by the coding sequence ATGATCTGGAAACGTCACTTAACGCTGGAGGCGCTGAACGCCACCAGCGATAACACCCTGATTGAACATCTGGCGATTACTTACACCCGCATTGGGGATGATTTTCTCGAAGCGGAGATGCCGGTCGATAGCCGCACGCACCAGCCGTTTGGCCTGCTGCACGGCGGCGCGTCGGCGGCACTGGCGGAAACCCTCGGTTCGATGGCCGGTTTTATGATGACCCGCGACGGGCAGTGCGTGGTTGGCACCGAACTGAACGCCACCCATCACCGCGCGGTGGCGCATGGCAAAGTGCGCGGCGTTTGCCAGCCGCTGCACCTTGGCCGCCAGAATCAGAGTTGGGAGATTGTGGTATTTGATGAGCAGGGGCGGCGCTGCGCAACCTGCCGCCTCAGCACCGCAGTACTTGGCTAA
- the fepC gene encoding iron-enterobactin ABC transporter ATP-binding protein yields MSALSPRLRGETLTLGYGKKVVAEQLSVAIPDGHFTAIIGPNGCGKSTLLRTLSRLMTPSEGHVYLDGEQIQRFASKEVARRIGLLAQNATTPGDITVQELVARGRYPHQPLFTRWRKEDDEAVKRAMKATGVESLAQQSVDTLSGGQRQRAWIAMVLAQETAIMLLDEPTTWLDISYQIDLLELLSELNREQGYTLAAVLHDLNQACRYATHLIALRDGKIVAQGAPKEIVTAGLIEEVYGLRCMIIDDPVAHTPLVVPLGRSGL; encoded by the coding sequence ATGAGCGCCTTATCTCCCCGTCTGCGCGGCGAAACGTTAACCCTGGGCTACGGCAAAAAAGTGGTTGCCGAGCAGCTGAGCGTCGCCATTCCGGATGGCCATTTCACTGCCATCATTGGCCCGAATGGCTGCGGCAAGTCGACCCTTTTACGCACCCTCAGCCGCCTGATGACGCCGAGCGAGGGGCATGTCTACCTGGATGGTGAGCAGATCCAGCGTTTTGCCAGCAAAGAGGTGGCACGACGCATTGGGCTGCTGGCACAAAACGCCACCACGCCGGGTGACATTACGGTGCAGGAGCTGGTGGCGCGCGGGCGTTACCCGCATCAGCCGCTCTTTACCCGCTGGCGTAAAGAGGATGACGAAGCGGTGAAGCGGGCGATGAAAGCCACGGGCGTGGAGAGCCTGGCGCAGCAGAGTGTTGATACGCTCTCCGGCGGGCAGCGCCAGCGAGCGTGGATCGCTATGGTGCTGGCGCAGGAGACGGCGATTATGCTGCTTGATGAGCCGACCACCTGGCTTGATATCAGCTATCAGATCGATCTGCTGGAGCTGCTCAGCGAGCTGAACCGCGAGCAGGGGTATACGCTGGCGGCGGTGCTGCATGATCTGAATCAGGCCTGCCGTTACGCCACCCATTTGATTGCGCTGCGCGACGGGAAGATTGTGGCGCAGGGCGCGCCGAAAGAGATTGTCACCGCCGGGTTGATCGAGGAGGTGTATGGGCTGCGCTGCATGATCATTGACGATCCGGTGGCGCATACCCCCCTGGTGGTGCCGCTGGGGCGCAGCGGGTTATAA
- the fepG gene encoding iron-enterobactin ABC transporter permease, with protein MIAPSRRLVASCLLMVITALLLAAWGLRSGTVMLTFSQVLDALSGAAPRAMQLVVMEWRLPRVLMALVVGAALGVSGAIFQSLMRNPLGSPDVMGFNTGAWSGVLVAMVLFGQHLTAIALAAMAGGILTSLVVWLLAWRNGIETFRLIIVGIGVRAMLVAFNTWLLLKASLETALSAGLWNAGSLNGLTWAKTLPSVPIMLVMFFFAALLARRMRLLEMGDDSACALGVNVERSRLLLMLVAVALTAAATALAGPISFIALVAPHIARRLSGTARWGLTQSALCGALLLLLADMIAQRGFTPYQLPVGVVTVSLGGIYLIALLIQESRKK; from the coding sequence ATGATCGCTCCCTCCCGCCGTTTAGTGGCCAGCTGCCTGCTGATGGTTATCACCGCCCTGCTGCTCGCAGCCTGGGGGTTGCGTAGCGGCACGGTGATGCTCACCTTCTCGCAGGTGTTGGACGCGCTAAGCGGTGCTGCGCCGCGCGCGATGCAGCTGGTGGTGATGGAGTGGCGCTTGCCGCGAGTGTTAATGGCGCTGGTGGTTGGCGCGGCACTCGGCGTCAGCGGCGCGATTTTCCAGTCCCTGATGCGTAACCCGCTCGGCAGCCCGGATGTGATGGGGTTTAACACCGGGGCGTGGAGCGGCGTGCTGGTGGCGATGGTGCTGTTTGGTCAGCATCTGACGGCGATCGCGCTGGCAGCGATGGCGGGCGGCATTCTTACATCGCTGGTGGTGTGGCTGCTCGCCTGGCGCAACGGGATTGAAACCTTTCGCCTGATTATTGTTGGGATTGGCGTACGCGCGATGCTGGTGGCCTTCAACACCTGGCTGCTGCTGAAAGCGTCGCTTGAAACGGCGCTCTCCGCCGGGCTGTGGAACGCCGGATCGCTCAATGGCCTGACGTGGGCAAAAACGCTGCCGTCGGTGCCAATTATGCTGGTGATGTTTTTTTTCGCCGCCCTGCTGGCACGGCGCATGCGACTGCTGGAGATGGGCGACGATAGCGCCTGCGCGCTGGGCGTCAACGTTGAGCGCTCGCGTCTGCTGCTGATGCTGGTGGCGGTGGCGCTTACCGCAGCCGCCACGGCGCTTGCCGGTCCCATCTCCTTTATCGCACTGGTGGCTCCGCATATTGCCCGCCGCCTGAGCGGTACAGCGCGCTGGGGGTTAACCCAGTCGGCGCTCTGCGGCGCGCTATTGCTGCTGCTGGCAGATATGATTGCCCAGCGCGGCTTTACGCCTTATCAGCTACCGGTTGGCGTGGTCACCGTCAGCCTCGGCGGTATCTACCTTATCGCCTTGTTAATTCAGGAGTCCCGCAAGAAATGA
- the entS gene encoding enterobactin transporter EntS, which produces MKQHSWLLNLSLLRTHPAYRAVFLARFISILSLGLLGVAVPVQIQAMTHSSWQVGLAVTLTGGAMFVGLMLGGVLADRFERKKLILLARSTCGIGFIGLFLNALLPAPLLSAIYLLGVWDGFFGALGVTALLAATPALVGRENLMQAGAITMLTVRVGSVISPMVGGLLLASGGVAWNYGLAAAGTFITLLPLLTLPALPPPPQPREHPLKSLTTALHFLLRNPLIGGIALLGGLLTMASAVRVLYPALAMSWQMSAAEIGVLYAALPLGAAIGALTSGRLAHSERPGIIMLLTSVGAFIAIALFSLMPVWPLGVLFLALCGWLTAVSSLLQYTLLQTQTPEAMLGRINGLWTAQNVTGDAIGAALLGAMGSMLTPAASASLSGLALAIVGLVLVLILGELRRFRQVQPGA; this is translated from the coding sequence ATGAAGCAACACTCCTGGCTGCTGAATCTCAGCCTGCTGCGGACACATCCGGCTTATCGCGCCGTTTTCCTTGCGCGTTTTATCTCCATCTTATCACTGGGCTTGCTGGGCGTGGCTGTGCCGGTGCAGATCCAGGCGATGACCCACTCCAGCTGGCAGGTCGGGCTTGCCGTAACGCTGACCGGCGGCGCAATGTTTGTCGGCCTGATGCTCGGCGGCGTGCTGGCGGATCGCTTTGAACGTAAAAAGCTGATTCTGCTGGCGCGTTCCACCTGCGGTATCGGCTTTATTGGCCTCTTTCTCAATGCTCTGTTACCCGCGCCGTTGCTGTCGGCGATCTATCTGCTTGGCGTATGGGATGGCTTTTTCGGCGCGCTCGGCGTAACGGCGCTGCTGGCGGCAACGCCTGCGCTGGTCGGGCGGGAAAATCTGATGCAGGCGGGGGCGATCACCATGCTCACCGTGCGCGTCGGCTCGGTGATCTCGCCGATGGTCGGCGGCCTGCTGCTGGCCTCCGGCGGCGTGGCGTGGAACTACGGCCTGGCGGCGGCGGGCACCTTTATCACCCTGTTGCCGCTGCTGACGCTGCCCGCGCTCCCGCCGCCGCCGCAACCGCGTGAACACCCGCTTAAATCCCTTACCACGGCGCTGCACTTTCTGCTGCGTAACCCTTTAATTGGCGGCATTGCGCTGCTCGGCGGTCTGCTGACGATGGCCAGCGCCGTGCGTGTGCTCTACCCGGCGCTGGCGATGAGCTGGCAGATGTCGGCGGCAGAGATTGGCGTGCTGTACGCCGCACTGCCGCTCGGGGCGGCCATCGGCGCATTGACCAGCGGCAGGCTGGCGCACAGCGAACGGCCCGGCATCATCATGTTGCTGACCAGCGTCGGCGCGTTTATCGCCATTGCGCTTTTTAGCCTGATGCCCGTCTGGCCGCTCGGCGTGCTCTTTCTCGCGCTCTGCGGCTGGCTGACGGCGGTGAGTTCGCTACTGCAATACACCCTGCTGCAAACCCAGACCCCGGAAGCGATGCTCGGGCGCATTAACGGCTTATGGACGGCACAAAACGTCACAGGCGACGCCATCGGCGCGGCGCTGCTGGGTGCGATGGGATCGATGCTGACGCCCGCCGCCTCGGCGAGCTTGAGCGGGCTGGCATTAGCGATAGTGGGATTAGTGCTGGTTCTCATACTCGGCGAGCTGCGCCGTTTCCGACAGGTTCAGCCCGGCGCATAA
- the fepD gene encoding Fe(3+)-siderophore ABC transporter permease, producing the protein MSFSASPARVLVLVGLLILLIFAAALSLFIGAKPMPAAVITDALFGACHSADCTIIRDARLPRTLAGLLAGGALGLAGALMQTLTRNPLADPGLLGVNAGASFAIVLGAALLGATTPTEQLLFAFCGAFAASLLVAFTGSQGGGQLSPVRLTLAGVALTAVLDGLSSGISLLNADVYDQLRFWQAGSLDIRTLATLRVVLIPVLLAAGVALMLSRALNSLSLGSDTATALGSRVARTQLLGLLAITVLCGSATAVVGPIAFIGLMMPHLARGLVGADHRWSLPVTLVATPALLLFADIIGRVIVPGELRVSVVSAFIGAPMLILLVRRVRGGGL; encoded by the coding sequence ATGTCGTTTTCCGCTTCTCCGGCGCGCGTATTGGTTCTCGTCGGGCTATTGATACTGCTTATATTTGCTGCGGCACTGAGCCTGTTTATTGGCGCAAAACCGATGCCTGCCGCGGTCATCACCGACGCCCTCTTTGGCGCTTGTCACAGCGCAGATTGCACCATTATTCGCGATGCGCGCCTGCCACGCACGCTGGCAGGCTTACTCGCCGGCGGCGCGCTCGGCCTTGCCGGTGCCCTGATGCAAACCCTGACGCGCAACCCGCTGGCCGACCCGGGTCTGTTAGGCGTTAACGCAGGTGCCAGTTTCGCCATTGTGCTCGGCGCCGCGCTGCTGGGTGCAACCACGCCCACGGAGCAGCTGCTGTTCGCCTTTTGCGGCGCTTTCGCCGCCTCGCTGCTGGTGGCGTTTACCGGCAGCCAGGGCGGCGGCCAGCTTAGCCCGGTGCGCTTAACGCTGGCGGGCGTGGCGCTCACCGCCGTGCTCGACGGTCTCTCCAGCGGCATTTCACTGCTCAATGCTGATGTTTACGACCAACTGCGTTTCTGGCAGGCCGGCTCCCTTGATATTCGCACGCTGGCAACCCTGCGCGTGGTGCTGATCCCGGTGCTGCTGGCGGCGGGCGTCGCCTTGATGTTGAGCCGCGCGCTTAACAGCTTGAGCCTCGGCAGCGATACGGCGACGGCGCTCGGCAGCAGAGTGGCGCGTACCCAGTTGCTGGGCCTGCTGGCGATAACCGTGCTCTGCGGCAGCGCCACGGCGGTCGTCGGGCCCATCGCCTTTATCGGTCTGATGATGCCCCACCTTGCGCGCGGGCTGGTTGGAGCCGATCACCGCTGGTCGCTCCCGGTGACGTTGGTTGCCACCCCTGCTCTGCTGCTGTTTGCCGATATCATCGGCCGTGTAATTGTGCCGGGTGAGCTGCGCGTTTCGGTAGTGAGCGCCTTTATCGGCGCGCCGATGCTGATCCTGCTGGTGCGCCGTGTGCGCGGAGGCGGCTTATGA
- a CDS encoding isochorismatase, with translation MAIPKLQGYALPAAADIPDNKVNWSFEPARAALLIHDMQDYFVNFWGDNCPMMQQVVANIAALRHFCKQHNIPVYYTAQPKEQSDEDRALLNDMWGPGLTRSPEQQQIVSELAPDEADTVLVKWRYSAFHRSPLEQMLKETGRNQLLITGVYSHIGCMTTATDAFMRDIKPFMVADALADFSREEHLMSLNYVAGRSGRVVLTQELLPLPTSKAALRELILPLLDESDEPLDDENLIDYGLDSVRMMALAARWRKVHGDIDFVMLAKNPTIDAWWALLARGGQ, from the coding sequence ATGGCAATCCCAAAACTACAGGGCTACGCGCTGCCCGCAGCGGCTGATATCCCGGACAATAAAGTGAACTGGTCGTTTGAGCCCGCCCGTGCGGCGCTGTTGATCCATGATATGCAGGACTATTTTGTTAATTTCTGGGGCGATAACTGTCCGATGATGCAGCAAGTGGTGGCGAACATCGCCGCACTGCGTCACTTCTGCAAGCAGCACAATATTCCGGTCTACTACACCGCGCAGCCGAAAGAGCAGAGCGATGAAGACCGTGCGCTGCTGAACGACATGTGGGGGCCGGGCCTGACCCGCTCGCCGGAGCAGCAGCAGATCGTCAGCGAACTGGCACCGGACGAGGCCGACACCGTGCTGGTGAAGTGGCGCTACAGCGCGTTTCACCGCTCGCCGCTGGAGCAGATGCTGAAAGAGACTGGCCGCAATCAGTTGCTGATCACCGGCGTCTATTCGCACATTGGCTGTATGACCACCGCCACCGACGCCTTTATGCGCGATATCAAGCCGTTTATGGTGGCCGATGCGCTGGCGGATTTCAGCCGCGAAGAGCACTTAATGTCGCTCAACTATGTCGCCGGGCGTTCCGGTCGCGTGGTGCTGACACAAGAGCTGCTGCCGCTGCCGACAAGCAAAGCGGCGCTGCGTGAACTTATCCTGCCGCTGCTGGATGAGTCCGACGAGCCGCTGGATGACGAAAACCTGATTGATTACGGCCTCGACTCGGTGCGCATGATGGCGCTCGCCGCCCGCTGGCGCAAAGTGCATGGCGATATCGACTTTGTCATGCTGGCGAAAAACCCGACCATTGATGCCTGGTGGGCGCTGCTCGCGCGCGGGGGGCAGTGA
- the entA gene encoding 2,3-dihydro-2,3-dihydroxybenzoate dehydrogenase EntA, with translation MARLDFSGRSVWVSGAGKGIGYATALAFVEAGAQVTGFDLAFNGEAYPFACETLDIADAAQVAAVCERLLSNNAPLDVLVNAAGVLHMGATDALSDQAWQQTFTVNVGGAFNLFRQTMAHFRRQQRGAIVTVCSDAAHTPRIGMSAYGASKAALKSLALTVGLELAASHVRCNIVSPGSTDTDMQRTLWVSNDAEQQRIRGFGEQFKLGIPLGKIARPQEVANTILFLASDLASHITLQDIVVDGGSTLGA, from the coding sequence ATGGCGCGCCTCGATTTCAGCGGACGCAGCGTCTGGGTGAGCGGGGCAGGGAAGGGGATCGGCTATGCCACTGCGCTCGCCTTCGTTGAGGCGGGCGCACAGGTGACCGGCTTCGATCTCGCCTTTAACGGCGAGGCTTACCCGTTTGCCTGCGAGACGCTGGATATCGCCGACGCCGCGCAGGTCGCCGCCGTCTGCGAACGGCTGCTTTCGAACAACGCGCCGCTGGATGTGCTGGTCAATGCTGCGGGTGTTTTGCATATGGGCGCAACGGATGCGCTCTCTGACCAGGCGTGGCAGCAGACGTTCACTGTTAACGTCGGCGGTGCCTTTAACCTCTTTCGCCAGACGATGGCGCACTTCCGCCGCCAGCAGCGTGGCGCGATTGTCACCGTCTGCTCTGACGCCGCGCACACGCCACGCATCGGCATGAGCGCCTATGGCGCGTCGAAAGCGGCGCTGAAAAGCCTGGCTTTGACCGTGGGGCTTGAGCTGGCCGCCAGCCATGTGCGCTGCAATATCGTTTCTCCGGGGTCGACCGATACCGATATGCAGCGCACGCTGTGGGTGAGCAACGATGCGGAGCAACAGCGCATTCGCGGCTTTGGCGAGCAGTTTAAGCTCGGTATTCCGCTGGGGAAAATCGCCCGTCCACAGGAAGTGGCGAATACCATTTTGTTCCTCGCTTCCGATCTCGCCAGCCACATCACGCTACAGGATATTGTGGTGGATGGCGGTTCGACGCTGGGGGCGTGA